From one Lycium ferocissimum isolate CSIRO_LF1 chromosome 7, AGI_CSIRO_Lferr_CH_V1, whole genome shotgun sequence genomic stretch:
- the LOC132065175 gene encoding probable 26S proteasome non-ATPase regulatory subunit 3, whose translation MTQDVEMKEQAPLSNSVTSTAPSVLHHLKEIASLIETGAYAREVRRISRAVRLTMVLRKKLKASSISAFLNYVLVPGSEVHSRLSSFLPKEDEHDMEVDTATSGTPVPVKHPLPELEIYCYLLVLIFLIDQKKYSEAKACSSASIARLKTVNRRTVDVLASRLYFYYSLCYELTGDLSEIRGNLLALHRIATLRHDELGQETLLNLLLRNYLHYNLYDQAEKLRSKAPRFEAHSNQQFCRYLFYLGKIRTIQLEYTDAKESLLQAARKAPQAALGFRVQCNKWAIIVRLLLGEIPERTVFMQKGMEKALRPYFELTNAVRIGDLELFKNVAEKFSSTFTSDRTSNLIVRLRHNVIRTGLRNISISYSRISLVDVAKKLRLDSPNPVADAESIVSKAIRDGAIDATLDHANGWMVSKETGDIYSTNEPQIAFNSRIAFCLNMHNEAVRALRFPPNSHKEKESAEKRRERQQQEQELAKHIAEEDDDDF comes from the exons ATGACTCAAGACGTAGAGATGAAGGAGCAAGCTCCTCTTTCTAATTCCGTTACATCCACTGCCCCTTCTGTCTTGCACC ATTTGAAGGAGATAGCATCCTTGATTGAGACTGGGGCATATGCTCGTGAGGTGCGAAGGATTTCGAGAGCTGTGAGACTGACTATGGTACTGAGGAAGAAGCTAAAGGCTTCTTCAATATCTGCTTTCCTCAATTATGTTCTAGTGCCTGGATCCGAGGTGCATTCCAGGCTATCTTCCTTCTTACCCAAG GAAGATGAGCATGATATGGAAGTTGATACTGCAACCTCTGGAACTCCGGTGCCGGTCAAGCATCCTTTGCCAGAGCTTGAGATCTATTGCTACTTACTTGTCTTGATATTCTTAATTGATCAGAAGAAATACAGCGAG GCTAAGGCATGCTCCTCAGCAAGTATCGCTCGTCTAAAAACTGTCAACAGGAGGACTGTTGATGTACTAGCTTCTAGGCTTTACTTCTACTACTCCTTATGTTATGAACTTACTGGCGATCTTTCCGAAATTAGAGG TAATCTCCTTGCATTGCACCGGATTGCAACATTGCGCCACGATGAGTTGGGTCAG GAAACACTTCTCAATCTGCTGCTGAGGAATTATCTTCACTACAACTTATACGATCAAGCAGAGAAATTGAGGTCAAAGGCCCCCCGTTTTGAAGCTCATTCAAATCAGCAG TTCTGCAGGTACCTCTTTTACCTTGGAAAGATCAGGACAATCCAGCTGGAGTACACTGATGCCAAAGAATCTCTTCTTCAAGCTGCTCGTAAAGCTCCTCAAGCTGCTCTTGGTTTCCGAGTTCAATGCAACAAATGGGCTATTATTGTCCGGTTGTTGCTTGGAGAGATCCCCGAAAGGACTGTCTTTATGCAGAAAGGCATGGAGAAAGCATTAAGGCCATACTTTGAGCTGACAAAT GCTGTTCGCATAGGAGATCTGGAGTTATTTAAGAATGTTGCAGAGAAGTTCTCCAGCACTTTCACTTCAGATCGAACCAGCAATTTGATTGTGAGACTGCGGCATAATGTCATTAGGACTGGGCTACGTAACATCAGCATCTCATACTCTCGGATCTCACTGGTTGATGTTGCTAAAAAACTGCGGTTGGATTCTCCAAACCCTGTTGCTGATGCTGAGAGTATCGTGTCCAAAGCAATTCGAGATGGTGCAATTGATGCTACGTTGGATCATGCTAATGGATGGATGGTGTCAAAGGAGACCGGTGACATATACTCTACAAATGAGCCTCAAATTGCTTTTAACTCAAGAATTGCTTTCTGTCTTAATATGCACAATGAGGCTGTCCGTGCTCTTCGATTTCCTCCAAACTCCCACAAGGAGAAAGAAAGTGCTGAGAAGAGGAGAGagagacaacaacaagaacaagagCTTGCTAAACACATAGCTgaagaggatgatgatgatttctGA
- the LOC132065176 gene encoding translation initiation factor IF3-1, mitochondrial yields the protein MAFWYRVNNSKIKTLSIHLKRCYFQCNVSNSLIAGASPRILSNSDLTIPKSPFEYTQSVRCFAAPVQAKTRKEEKDTSGPRLNREITADIVRLVVDEGHRVVSIREAWELAKSLNLDLVEVSRNAKPPVCKIMDYHKEQYQQQLKDSAKKSKSELTLKKGDCKEVRFVGKIEKKDLQIKADTVKRMMERGYRVKCTAMSMGNEGEDLGAVLSRFSPLIEDVAYIESGPRVEKKQAYIVVRHVKFGPSKKGSGKKASKEYKTASSAEDADSVAPESSLQLNQNCDAAESRVESDDDSCLEETTDEDDATLRSANVSSDFAHDSSRTGAAVPLSGGHSSFRRESGNTLQGPSGEENRYRRDPINTPIHTKSVPSNTPGSRSTKIGDTLSDIGRQLPQDRSTLSHTRDHGSQFLRKSPLNVSPEQHPSHSSGRSSPSSGFGIFSSPQADRTPGNENNVATQNRYKKSEQFNSGRNSNASDPRRPDLGRREGQGKYPIFSDSSNVKPNHNSETQR from the exons ATGGCGTTTTGGTATAGAGTGAACAACTCCAAAATCAAAACCCTATCAATTCACCTAAAAAGATGCTATTTCCAATGCAATGTTTCCAATTCACTCATTGCCGGTGCTTCACCTCGAATTCTCAGTAACTCTGACTTAACTATCCCGAAAAGTCCCTTCGAATATACACAAAGTGTTAGGTGTTTCGCTGCACCTGTACAG GCAAAGACGAGGAAAGAAGAGAAGGATACGAGTGGTCCCAGATTGAATCGCGAAATCACCGCAGATATTGTTAGGCTTGTCGTTGATGAAg GTCATCGCGTAGTGTCAATACGTGAAGCTTGGGAACTTGCAAAAAGTCTCAACCTTGATTTGGTGGAG GTGTCACGAAATGCCAAACCACCTGTCTGCAAAATTATGGATTACCACAAagaacaatatcaacaacaattaaagGACAGTGCTAAAAAAAGCAAG TCTGAGTTAACTTTGAAGAAGGGAGATTGTAAAGAAGTCCGGTTTGTCGGTAAAATT GAAAAGAAAGACTTGCAAATTAAAGCAGATACAGTTAAACGAATGATGGAGCGTGGCTATCGAGTGAAG TGTACAGCCATGTCCATGGGCAATGAAGGAGaggatttgggagcagtgctaTCGCGTTTCTCTCCTCTG ATTGAAGATGTTGCCTATATTGAAAGTGGACCAAGAGTGGAGAAAAAGCAGGCATATATTGTTGTCAGGCATGTTAAGTTTGGTCCATCAAAGAAAGGCTCGGGAAAGAAAGCGTCAAAGGAATACAAGACTGCCAGCTCTGCAGAGGATGCTGATTCAGTAGCACCTGAAAGTTCTTTACAATTGAATCAAAATTGTGATGCTGCTGAATCTAGAGTTGAAAGTGATGATGATAGCTGTCTGGAAGAAACGACTGATGAAGATGACGCCACACTCCGTTCTGCAAATGTTTCTTCAGATTTTGCACATGATTCTTCTCGAACTGGAGCAGCTGTGCCTTTGTCTGGAGGGCATAGTAGTTTCAGAAGAGAATCAGGAAACACGTTGCAGGGTCCGTCAGGGGAAGAAAATAGGTATAGAAGAGACCCAATAAACACACCCATACATACCAAATCAGTTCCTAGTAACACGCCAGGTTCGAGGAGCACAAAGATAGGGGACACCCTATCTGATATAGGAAGGCAACTACCACAGGATAGGAGCACCTTATCACATACTAGAGACCATGGATCTCAGTTCCTGAGGAAGTCTCCTCTTAATGTGTCTCCTGAGCAACATCCTTCTCATTCTAGTGGTCGAAGTTCTCCATCCTCTGGTTTTGGTATTTTTAGCTCTCCACAAGCAGATAGGACTCCAGGCAATGAGAACAATGTTGCTACACAAAATAGGTACAAGAAAAGTGAGCAGTTTAATTCTGGAAGGAATTCTAATGCTTCAGATCCTAGAAGACCTGATCTTGGTAGGCGAGAAGGTCAAGGGAAATACCCGATCTTTAGTGACAGCTCGAACGTGAAGCCAAACCACAACTCGGAAACTCAACGCTAA